The Microvirga lotononidis nucleotide sequence AGAGGCTCAGTCGTTCTCTTCACCTCCGCTAAACTCAGCCGTCGCTTCGGACGGCAGATCGATCTCAGGGACGATCAAGGCCGCCTGTTGCCCTACCGTCGTGACGCCGGTGACATGCGCCAGCTCCATCTGTGTCTCGCGTGAGGTCTCCCGATCGGCCTCATGGAAGAGACTCAGCACAGACCGCCCAGTCAGCTTGCCGACAGTGTAGCCGAGCTGCACAGCGCCAAAGGGATTGATGGATAGGATGGTGCCGGGCACATCGGTGATGAAGTATGGTCGGGTTGTTCTCGAATACGGCCTGCCATGGCTCCCCGCTGTTCATTGAGCGGGAATTTGTCATCTCAGCGCGGGCCCCCTCGCACTGTCTCCGTGCCCGTGGGCCTACTGTGAGGACGAGTGACCTCTGAGCACCTCGGCCATTTTCACCAGATCGGCCAGCGAACGTGCGCCCATTTTCCGCATGACTTGGCCACGGTGGATCTTGACAGTGATTTCGCTGATCCCCAGTTCCCCCGCAATTTGCTTGTTCATCAGGCCGGCGGCGACCAGGCTCAT carries:
- a CDS encoding PAS domain-containing protein, with translation MPGTILSINPFGAVQLGYTVGKLTGRSVLSLFHEADRETSRETQMELAHVTGVTTVGQQAALIVPEIDLPSEATAEFSGGEEND